The sequence AGGAGTGCATCAACGCCGCCCTCGGCGAGTGCGCGCGCCTGCGTGAGATAGACTTCCGCCAGTTCCACCTCCGACACTTCCCCCATTAAAAGCAGGGCACCCGTCGACCCCATGGAGCCGAACACGCGCACTTCCGAGCCGGCTTCCGCGCGGCTGATCTCGGCGCCCGCGCGTGCAAGTTCCGCCGCCCTATCGCTCAAGCCGTGACGCGCGAGCACGATGGCATTCGCGCCGAACGTATTTGTCAGAATGATGGCACTGCCCGCCTGCACATACGACCGCGCCACACCCGCGACAAGCTCGGGAAATTCCACATTCCATAGATCGGGACATGCGCCGACAGGCAAGCCGCGCTTCTGCAGTTCCGTGCCCCACGCGCCGTCGAGAAGGACGGGGCCGCTGTTGGATTGAGTGTTGAGGTTCATGCCCGCAATGTAGCAGGCATGACACCGAAAGGCCAATGACGGACAGCGGGAGAGCGGGACAGCGGGAGAGCGAGACAGCGGGACAGCGGGAGAGCGGGACAGCGGGAGATCGGGACAGCGGTGTACGTGTGGCCGCGTAGCACGTGCAGTTCACATGTCAGGATACTCGTACATCAATTGTCTGGTGTATGACCAGCAGGAAATCTGTATGCGCACTTCTTCGCTTTCTTCCACCTTCGTTGTGTTCACCTTGTTGTGGCTGTGTATCGGATCCCAGTCCGGGAACCTGCACGCGCAGCCGAAACTGCGTGTCATGCGCATTATCAACAACTGGCCCACGATAGAAGTATATATTCGGTCGACGTGCAACGGCGAACGTATCTTTCCGAGCAACAGTAAGCAGTTTCGGATATCCGAAAACGGTAGGGATATCCGAGATTTCGAGCTCTGGTGCCCGGAACCCACAACACGCGACCCTCTGACCTGCGTGATACTGCTGGACGTGGATCCCAGGATGGACGCGAATGCACAACGGCTGATGAAACAGCGCGCCAGGGAACTCATCTCGTCGCTCGATCTGAAAAGAGATAACGCCACGATTCTCGCCGTCAGCGCGACACCGTCCGTCGTGCAATCGAAAACATCAGATACGACACTCCTTTTCGCTGCAGTGGAATCGGTACAACCGGCTGCAACGGCACGACTTTGGGACGGCCTGTTCCAGGCCATGGACCTGCTTCACGCTGAACGGTTGTACCCCGCCGCCGTCTACTATTTCGGATCAGGCCGGGACAGCGCGTCTCAAAAAACACCCGGCGACTGTTTGCAACATCTGTGGGCCCTCTGGCGCACGATGTTGTACTCCTTCACATTCGGTACACCGCATGCTCATGATTCCCTACGCATCCTGACGGAGCGAAGTTCCGGAAGAGACCTCCACAATCCCGCCGCCGGCTGGATGCAAACGGCAGTCACAGAAGCAGCCACGATCGTCTCCCGTTGGATAGAAGATTGCCTCATCACGTATCAGGCGACGTGTATGGACCGCACTGAGCGCATCGTTCGCGTGACGCTGCTGGACACATGCAATGGCACCGATACCGAAGTGAAATCTTACAGGGCTCCAGTCGATACCAGCACGTTCACTCCACTGCGTGTTGGTCCGGGAACCGTGTTTCATGCCCTCGAAGGAAGCGTGGTGGAAGTACCAGTTCTCCTCCATGATTACCCGAGTGCATATCCCGGCAATCTCGTGGGTGCATGTACATTTTCAATCCTATTCAATGACACGCTGCTTTCGTGGCGTGGCGCCGATATTCCCGAGGGTAGCATCTACAGCGGAGTTCCGGTAAGAACCACGCTTGATGAGGGGCGTGTCATCATTTATCTCGACGGGCCCGCCACCGCCTGGCCTCAGACGATGCCCACTACGCTTTTGCTACTCCGCTTCCGTGTCCGCACCGCTCAAGACCGGAGCGTCGTACGAACGCCGGTACACCTTGTCGATTGGAAATTCCATGAGGGCTGTCACTCCGCGTGGACGCGCGATGGTGCGGTGTTAATTCCGCAACGCCGGCCTGCACCCGTGCACACGCTCGCGATAAATGGACAGAGCATCCGCTGGGATGAAGCACTGGCACGCTACACCCCGTCGCCACTTCAGTTCTCATGCCTGGTCGCGAACAATGGAGCAGAAACAGCACGTCATGCAATGGTCACCCTGTCCTTCACGGATTCGCTCATCACACCGACTGCACCACGTTTCTTACACACCGCGACTTCACCGCCAAACATCGAATTCAACACCGTCAGTGAGGCCCGATGGGATCTGTTCCTGCATCCGCGCACAACCGGCGACACAGTGTTACTCTCTGCTGAAATGATATTCGATAATGCCGACACACTCCGCGGATCGCTCAAGCTGTGGATACCGCCCGCGCGCGTAACAGGAATCGATGTCGCGGAGAAGGCCGCGGCGCGGCTGTTTTCCGTGTATCCCAATCCCAGCGATGGATTCGTCACACTTCGCTTTCCAGATACGGATGCCACATACCCCGTATCGGTACACGACGCACTCGGACGACTGGTTTACACCGTCACCTCCGCACAACACGGGAGCAACACACTGGATCTCTCCGCAGTGCCGCCGGGGCTGTACATCATTAATGCCGGCGGCTTCCGACAGACACTGCTGCTCACACGTTGAACAGCGGGACAGCGGGACAACGGTACAACGGGACAGCGGGACAGCGAGACAACGGGAGATGACCGACACGCCTCCCGCTACATAGAGTCTCCATTTTTTCGCACATTGCCGCATGTTCCACCTCACACCTGCGAGAAGATGAGCCGCACGAACCGACTCCCCAGCCCTCTTGCCTCCGTGGAGGCCTATAAGACTCCCGGAGAAACGTTACACACATCCACGTTCCTCGCGACACTGCGCTTTTACCCGCGGCTCGCGGTGGTGGTTGTACGTGCATCGCGGCGGGCGAAACACGGACGGTACGGACGCCAGGACTGGGAGGACAGCAGCATCGCCACCATGCTCTGTCTCGAAGCCGCGGGCTGCCGCTTCAACATCGAGGGACTGCGCAACATCACGGCGTGTGAAGGTCCGGCGGTGTTTGTCGGCAATCACATGAGCACACTCGAGACGTTCTCGCTACCGGGCATTATCGATCCCGTGAAACCCGTGACCTTTGTCATCAAACCGAGCCTGATGGACTACCCGCTCTTCGGTCACGTGATGCGCTCACGGAATCCCATCGTCGTCTCACGCGACAATCCGCGGCAGGATCTCGTCACCGTACTCGAAGAGGGACGGCGGCGACTCGAAGAGGGCATCAGTATCGTGCTTTTCCCGCAGACCACGCGACGGCTCGACTTCGATCCCGCGCAGTTCAACTCCCTCGGCGTCAAACTCGCAAAAAGTGCCGGTGTCCCCATCATCCCTGTCGCCCTCAAAACCGACGCCTGGGCCAACGGCCGCATCGTCAAGGAATTCGGACCCATAGATCCGAAAAAGACCATACACCTCGCTTTCGGCTCCCCCATACACATCGAAGGCAACGGCCGCGCCGAGCACGAATCCGTCATCGCCTTCATCGAGAAACACCTGCGGCAGTGGCGGTGAGCGGGACGGGGGAGTAAGGAATTGGGGGTGGGGAGTAGGGAGCAGAACAACAAAGTGGGGTCACGCTGAGTCCCGCGAAGCGGGAAAGCACGACGAGAATCGGATCGATGGGGCGTTTTATCGTCCAATCGTCTGAGCGTCCGATCGTCTAATCGTCTAATCGTCTGATCATCCAATCGTCTAATCCAGTCATCGCGTATGGTGTTGCTGTTGTACGGGATGGGTAGTAGTTTGCACACCTTATGCAGTAATACGCGGA comes from Ignavibacteriota bacterium and encodes:
- a CDS encoding T9SS type A sorting domain-containing protein; this encodes MRTSSLSSTFVVFTLLWLCIGSQSGNLHAQPKLRVMRIINNWPTIEVYIRSTCNGERIFPSNSKQFRISENGRDIRDFELWCPEPTTRDPLTCVILLDVDPRMDANAQRLMKQRARELISSLDLKRDNATILAVSATPSVVQSKTSDTTLLFAAVESVQPAATARLWDGLFQAMDLLHAERLYPAAVYYFGSGRDSASQKTPGDCLQHLWALWRTMLYSFTFGTPHAHDSLRILTERSSGRDLHNPAAGWMQTAVTEAATIVSRWIEDCLITYQATCMDRTERIVRVTLLDTCNGTDTEVKSYRAPVDTSTFTPLRVGPGTVFHALEGSVVEVPVLLHDYPSAYPGNLVGACTFSILFNDTLLSWRGADIPEGSIYSGVPVRTTLDEGRVIIYLDGPATAWPQTMPTTLLLLRFRVRTAQDRSVVRTPVHLVDWKFHEGCHSAWTRDGAVLIPQRRPAPVHTLAINGQSIRWDEALARYTPSPLQFSCLVANNGAETARHAMVTLSFTDSLITPTAPRFLHTATSPPNIEFNTVSEARWDLFLHPRTTGDTVLLSAEMIFDNADTLRGSLKLWIPPARVTGIDVAEKAAARLFSVYPNPSDGFVTLRFPDTDATYPVSVHDALGRLVYTVTSAQHGSNTLDLSAVPPGLYIINAGGFRQTLLLTR
- a CDS encoding 1-acyl-sn-glycerol-3-phosphate acyltransferase, whose amino-acid sequence is MSRTNRLPSPLASVEAYKTPGETLHTSTFLATLRFYPRLAVVVVRASRRAKHGRYGRQDWEDSSIATMLCLEAAGCRFNIEGLRNITACEGPAVFVGNHMSTLETFSLPGIIDPVKPVTFVIKPSLMDYPLFGHVMRSRNPIVVSRDNPRQDLVTVLEEGRRRLEEGISIVLFPQTTRRLDFDPAQFNSLGVKLAKSAGVPIIPVALKTDAWANGRIVKEFGPIDPKKTIHLAFGSPIHIEGNGRAEHESVIAFIEKHLRQWR